In Williamwhitmania sp., a single window of DNA contains:
- a CDS encoding DNA/RNA non-specific endonuclease: MKKLLLLATMAAVFASCAKDDAVTPQVTNESSTLMKATSSATVETFESGTKTAYAAGAVTFSTGSWYLDDALVGTSTSDRKNDTKSVRIRNTGKLTAQFDYTTGISTVSVNHAVYGTDGSSTWELYYSTNSGSSWTKVGSTITSSSTSLATVTFTINKSGNVRIDIRKVSGGTNRINIDNVSVSPYSSGDTGGGGTTGPATRDDNIGMGNPSNATTSTSNYTNYLMVKSEYALSYNRDKGTANWVSWHLSTAWLGSASRPSSFTTDATLPSGWYQVTTSNYTNTGFDRGHLCAAADRSYSTTAITNTMKMTNIMPQAPVNNQQPWAALENYCRTLANAGNELYIIDGPYGSGGTGSNGGTTTTIASGKVTVPSYTWKVIIILPNGTNDPSRVTSSTRVIAVWMPNTQSIANNWGQYRTTVDYIESKTGFNFFSNVSTTVQSAIESQVDSGPTN, encoded by the coding sequence ATGAAAAAACTATTACTCTTAGCCACAATGGCAGCAGTATTTGCAAGCTGTGCCAAAGACGATGCAGTTACGCCACAGGTAACTAATGAAAGTTCAACCTTAATGAAGGCAACGTCTTCCGCAACGGTTGAAACATTTGAGTCGGGAACGAAAACTGCATATGCCGCCGGTGCGGTTACCTTTAGCACTGGAAGCTGGTATCTCGACGATGCGCTGGTTGGTACCTCTACGAGCGATCGTAAAAACGACACCAAGTCAGTTCGTATTCGCAATACCGGTAAGTTGACGGCTCAATTCGATTATACCACTGGTATTTCTACTGTTTCCGTTAATCATGCAGTATATGGAACCGATGGTTCTAGCACGTGGGAACTTTACTATTCAACAAATAGTGGAAGCAGCTGGACCAAGGTCGGAAGCACCATTACTTCTTCTTCAACGAGCTTAGCAACGGTTACCTTCACCATCAATAAGTCTGGAAACGTTCGCATCGACATTCGTAAAGTTTCTGGTGGAACTAATAGAATTAACATCGACAATGTATCGGTTTCCCCATATTCATCTGGCGATACGGGTGGTGGTGGAACAACTGGTCCTGCTACTCGCGACGACAATATTGGCATGGGAAATCCAAGCAATGCTACAACCTCGACCTCAAACTACACCAACTATCTTATGGTAAAGAGTGAGTATGCTCTCTCCTATAATCGCGACAAAGGCACCGCGAATTGGGTGAGCTGGCATTTGAGCACAGCATGGTTGGGAAGTGCCTCGCGTCCAAGCTCCTTTACCACCGATGCAACATTGCCAAGCGGTTGGTATCAAGTTACCACTTCAAATTACACGAACACCGGATTCGACCGTGGACATCTTTGCGCTGCTGCCGACAGAAGCTATAGCACTACTGCGATAACGAATACCATGAAGATGACCAATATTATGCCTCAGGCACCGGTTAACAACCAGCAACCATGGGCGGCTCTTGAGAACTATTGCCGCACACTGGCAAATGCTGGGAATGAACTTTACATTATTGATGGACCTTATGGCTCTGGCGGAACTGGCAGCAATGGAGGAACAACCACAACCATAGCCAGCGGTAAGGTAACAGTTCCTTCCTATACATGGAAGGTGATTATTATTCTTCCCAATGGTACCAATGATCCTAGCCGAGTGACATCTTCGACTCGGGTTATTGCCGTATGGATGCCAAATACTCAGAGCATTGCTAATAACTGGGGACAGTATCGCACCACCGTTGACTACATTGAGTCGAAAACCGGTTTCAATTTCTTCTCCAATGTTTCAACTACGGTTCAGAGCGCTATTGAGTCCCAAGTTGATAGTGGGCCTACCAACTAG
- a CDS encoding DNA/RNA non-specific endonuclease — MSRFSVILVALLLTFGCAKDKTSTTSVNPGDTIVASFGAFETFEGVVKDSYDSGSVTFPSGSWTIDDGVVGSTSLDRKFDHSAIRIKDLGTITTNFDLPNGVGSVAIYHGVYGDGGPSTWQLFYSIDEGNSWYPAGNAVESNAYEMKKAEITVNMVGNVRLQIRKLSGNDNQMDIDDLSFTTYSVENGSSTPTRDNNMTMGNPSNATASIDNFSNYFMEKPEYSLSYNGDKGTPNWVSWHLSSAWYGSVPRPTYFNTDVTLPASWYHVSTSDYTNSGFDRGHLCPASDRDSTLAEEKNTFIMTNIMPQSAYNNQQTWKFLEMYCRTLTDAGNELYIIAGPYGSGGSGDLGGVTTTIANGLVTVPSYTWKVILVLPNGENDVARVNENTRVIAVWIPNTQTGLTTDWSQYRTSVDYIESQTGYDFFSNVPKAIQAIIEARTDTGPH, encoded by the coding sequence ATGAGTCGATTTTCTGTAATTCTTGTTGCCCTCCTTTTAACCTTTGGATGCGCAAAGGATAAAACATCTACAACTTCTGTTAATCCAGGTGATACAATAGTTGCCTCATTTGGTGCTTTCGAAACTTTTGAGGGAGTAGTAAAAGATAGCTACGACAGTGGTAGCGTTACGTTTCCTTCAGGCAGCTGGACCATAGATGATGGTGTTGTTGGTTCTACTTCACTGGATAGGAAGTTCGATCACAGCGCTATAAGAATAAAGGACCTTGGCACGATTACCACTAATTTCGACTTACCTAATGGTGTTGGTAGTGTTGCCATTTACCATGGAGTTTATGGAGATGGAGGTCCAAGTACTTGGCAGCTCTTTTATTCCATTGATGAGGGCAATAGCTGGTATCCTGCAGGTAATGCAGTGGAAAGCAATGCCTATGAAATGAAAAAGGCGGAGATCACCGTTAATATGGTTGGAAATGTTCGGTTACAAATCCGGAAGCTTTCGGGTAACGATAATCAAATGGATATTGACGACCTTTCGTTCACCACCTACTCAGTTGAAAATGGCTCCTCTACGCCAACCCGTGACAACAACATGACCATGGGCAATCCATCCAATGCCACTGCTTCGATCGATAACTTCTCGAACTACTTTATGGAGAAGCCGGAGTATTCACTTTCCTACAATGGAGATAAGGGTACACCCAACTGGGTGAGCTGGCACTTGAGCAGCGCATGGTATGGGAGTGTGCCTCGTCCAACCTACTTTAACACTGATGTGACCTTGCCTGCAAGTTGGTATCATGTTTCAACTAGTGACTATACCAATTCTGGTTTCGACCGTGGACACTTATGCCCAGCTTCCGATCGCGATTCCACCCTTGCAGAGGAGAAGAACACCTTTATAATGACCAATATTATGCCGCAATCTGCCTATAACAACCAGCAGACATGGAAGTTTTTGGAAATGTATTGCAGAACGTTAACTGATGCTGGTAATGAATTGTATATCATAGCAGGCCCTTATGGTTCGGGTGGTTCGGGAGATCTGGGTGGAGTAACAACCACAATAGCCAATGGCTTGGTCACGGTCCCTTCCTACACATGGAAGGTGATACTTGTTCTCCCAAATGGTGAAAACGATGTGGCTCGAGTGAATGAAAATACAAGGGTAATTGCTGTTTGGATACCAAATACCCAAACTGGATTAACCACCGATTGGAGTCAGTATCGCACTTCGGTTGACTATATTGAGTCCCAAACTGGCTACGATTTCTTTTCTAATGTTCCAAAGGCTATTCAGGCTATTATTGAGGCAAGAACCGATACGGGCCCACATTAA